Proteins encoded within one genomic window of Haematobia irritans isolate KBUSLIRL chromosome 5, ASM5000362v1, whole genome shotgun sequence:
- the LOC142238792 gene encoding uncharacterized protein LOC142238792, translated as MISKHYYLSVCLHILACLSSIECSEIVNSANKLDILKNVVKLTDTLLEATPYINITISAAQPNCVQMACKFVCFNGRSSEIEHDINIVATKNNLNCNHIEELRLYNYEFPDNKLYYGFLGSYSDKVETLYLASSNITDVAPGSFANGIFQKIHFENLKLEHMKKDFFEGITKDFEALSVVQKEDPLKMVNGDFLDYVKYDIKHLSMQVGLRCVRNLTGSDNLLSNLVYVDFSYNNFGDRLSDTVFSQLSMVEHMDLSHSNLEYLPAYIFAQFTSTLEYLNLSHNKLKTITRTIFGWYEIPRDLKIYANDNEWHCSCGLQEQMKDIFVYQTTKLVCSEPEQYATCDVFDDRICEENSGERGTVIIYEDPTTTTLRFKPSTLPPRQEEGFATASTEMTPSGMPPMFGPSDKVTVPAVVIRPDLVELRCSSVLEKDNYTQQPLKLPFMDFTLHPRDQLRVDVIIKSSVSDNIMSSDSSSSSSSSSSLELLNESIALIWFSKVTAQYQKMEINYNEYGLGCYKSLSFVNTVNALLPNTAYTFCMVLNDQIISPFNCKSLHVDSNLSIQSSAWITRDMKVTGLSLIIFGILIFSFAGIFMIYLLLKRKPILLKGSKRVTMASSNGGDIVVMPRAKSVKSIKEKECQLAARSPPPRNERRRKSVDSVASYQSYMNANLYEVIPAYSQIEDNEDERRSPNRSQETVTNQLQLPPPNILQNTDIDSGYLTPLQTVSSTADLVNYAEIPYRSKRVSNDPLPEVPADQEPFYAVSLDGDEDRSNIGVIYMLDSQV; from the exons gccCTATATCAACATAACCATTTCTGCAGCTCAGCCAAATTGCGTACAGATGGCTTGTAAATTTGTGTGCTTCAATGGAAGATCCAGTGAAATTGAACATGACATCAATATTGTGGCAACTAAAAAC AACTTGAACTGCAATCATATTGAAGAGTTGCGTttgtacaattatgaatttcCCGATAATAAGCTGTACTATGGTTTTCTGGGTTCATATAGCGATAAAGTTGAAACTCTCTACTTGGCATCTTCCAATATAACTGACGTGGCACCGGGTTCCTTTGCCAATGGCATCTTTCAAAAGatccattttgaaaatttgaaattggagCATATGAAAAAGGATTTCTTTGAGGGAATAACGAAGGACTTTGAAGCTTTATCGGTAGTTCAAAAAGAAGATCCCCTCAAGATGGTGAATGGAGATTTTTTGGATTATGTCAAATATGACATTAAACACCTTAGTATGCAAGTGGGTCTGCGTTGTGTCCGAAATTTGACTGGCAGTGACAATCTCCTCAGCAATTTGGTATATGTGGATTTCAGCTACAACAATTTTGGTGATCGCCTCAGCGATACGGTGTTTAGTCAATTGTCCATGGTAGAACATATGGACTTGTCCCATTCCAATTTGGAATATTTACCAGCTTATATATTTGCCCAGTTCACCTCGACATTGGAGTATCTCAATTTGTCGCACAACAAATTGAAGACAATAACtagaaccatttttggttgGTATGAAATACCGAGAGATTTGAAAATCTATGCCAATGACAATGAATGGCACTGTTCGTGTGGATTACAAGAGCAAATGAAGGACATTTTTGTATATCAGACAACAAAATTGGTATGTTCTGAACCTGAGCAATATGCAACTTGTGATGTATTTGATGATCGTATATGTGAGGAAAACTCTGGTGAGAGGGGTACAGTCATTATTTATGAGGATCCAACTACAACAACCCTAAGGTTTAAACCCAGCACTTTGCCTCCAAGGCAAGAGGAGGGATTTGCTACAGCTTCTACAGAAATGACACCGTCTGGTATGCCTCCTATGTTTGGTCCATCCGATAAAGTAACCGTTCCAGCTGTTGTTATAAGACCAGATTTAGTGGAATTGAGATGCTCCTCGGTTTTGGAAAAGGATAATTACACCCAACAACCTCTCAAATTACCATTTATGGATTTCACTTTGCATCCACGGGATCAACTTAGAGTGGATGTAATCATAAAAAGTTCTGTGAGTGATAATATTATGTCTTCCGATTCTAGCTCCAGTTCCTCATCTTCGTCATCGTTGGAGTTGCTAAATGAATCCATTGCTCTCATATGGTTCAGTAAAGTCACCGCTCAATATCAGAAAATGGAAATTAACTATAATGAATATGGATTGGGTTGCTACAAATCGTTGTCCTTTGTGAATACCGTAAACGCATTGCTACCCAATACGGCCTATACATTTTGCATGGTTTTGAACGATCAAATTATATCCCCTTTCAATTGCAAATCCTTACATGTGGATAGTAATTTGTCCATACAGAGTAGTGCTTGGATTACCCGAGATATGAAAGTTACCGGCCTATCCTTGATTATATTTGGCATACTGATATTTTCTTTTGCGGGTATTTTTATGATCTATTTATTGCTGAAACGTAAACCAATTCTATTGAAGGGTAGTAAACGTGTCACTATGGCCAGTTCTAATGGTGGAGATATTGTTGTAATGCCAAGAGCAAAATCTGTGAAATCCATTAAGGAGAAGGAATGCCAACTGGCAGCGAGAAG TCCACCACCCCGAAATGAGAGACGTAGAAAATCTGTGGATAGTGTGGCAAGTTATCAAAGTTATATGAATGCCAATCTTTATGAAGTCATACCAGCTTACTCACAGATCGAGGATAATGAGGATGAAAGAAGAAGTCCCAATCGGTCCCAAGAAACTGTCACCAATCAGCTACAGTTACCGCCgccaaatattttgcaaaataccgATATAGATTCGGGTTATCTTACACCATTGCAGACAGTCTCAAGTACTGCAGATCTTGTGAATTACGCCGAGATTCCATATCGATCAAAACGTGTCTCTAATGATCCATTGCCTGAGGTTCCGGCAGATCAGGAACCATTTTATGCAGTATCTCTAGATGGAGATGAAGATAGATCAAATATTGGAGTCATTTATATGTTGGATAGTCAAGTATAG